The following are from one region of the Molothrus aeneus isolate 106 unplaced genomic scaffold, BPBGC_Maene_1.0 scaffold_128, whole genome shotgun sequence genome:
- the CLPTM1 gene encoding putative lipid scramblase CLPTM1, which yields MAAPGTEAAAGPGPGPGQVSSSNGAAGTGTGAGPESPQGQQQQQQPAPNAWQVVKGVLFRIFIIWAISSWFRRAPATQESSGNGGSARSPSRNLFPKDTLMDLYVYISEHEHFTDFNVSSALFWEKRDLVYGDWTSGENSDGCYEHYGEVDISQSVQRNGSIYVHVYFTKSGFHPDPRQKSLYRRLATVHTSRMINKYKRRRFQKTKNLLTGETEADPEMIKRAEDFGPVEVISHWHPNLTINMVDDHTPWVKGSVPPPLDQYVKFDALSGDYFPILYFNDYWNLQRDYFPINESVRRLPFRLSFCPLSLWRWQLYAAQSSRSPWNFLGEDLYEQSDEEQDSVKVALLETNPYLLALTIVVSIVHSIFEFLAFKNDIQFWNSRQSLEGLSVRSVFFGVFQSLVVLLYILDNETNVVVQLSVLVGLLIDLWKITKVMDVRLDREQRLAGLLPRPRFTDKSTYVESSTKVYDDMAFRYLSWILFPLLGCYAVYSLLYLEHKGWYSWVLSMLYGFLLTFGFITMTPQLFINYKLQSVAHLPWRMLTYKALNTFIDDLFAFVIKMPMMYRIGCLRDDVVFFIYLYQRWIYRVDPTRVNEFGGTGEAPPGRPSPPAPPPSAPEDKKND from the exons ATGGCGGCGCCGGGgacggaggcggcggcggggccgggcccgggcccggggcAG GTTTCCAGCAGTAACGGCGCTGCCGGCACCGGTACCGGCGCTGGCCCCGAGAGCCctcaggggcagcagcagcagcagcagccggcaCCGAACGCCTGGCAGGTGGTGAAGGGCGTCCTGTTCAG GATTTTCATCATCTGGGCCATCTCCAGCTGGTTCCGGAGAGCGCCGGCAACGCAGGAGAGCAGCGGGAACGGGGGCAGCGcccgcagccccagcaggaaccTGTTCCCCAAGGACACCCTGATg GATCTCTACGTTTACATCTCGGAGCACGAGCACTTTACGGATTTCAACGTCAGCTCCGCCCTTTTCTGGGAAAAACGGGATTTGGTCTACGGGGACTGGACCAGCGGAGAGAACTCGGACGGATGCTACGAGCACTACGGGGAGGTGGACATCTCCCAG AGCGTGCAGAGGAACGGCTCCATCTACGTCCACGTTTACTTCACCAAGAGCGGCTTCCACCCCGACCCCCGGCAGAAGAGCCTCTACCGGCGCCTGGCCACCGTGCACACCTCCAGGA tgaTCAACAAATACAAACGGAGGCGATTccagaaaaccaaaaatctcCTGACGGGGGAGACCGAGGCCGACCCCGAGATGATCAAG AGGGCCGAGGATTTCGGGCCGGTCGAGGTCATTTCCCACTGGCACCCAAACCTGACCATCAACATGGTGGACGACCACACGCCCTGGGTCAAGGGCAGCGTGCCCCCGCCCCTGGACCAGT ACGTCAAGTTCGACGCCCTGAGCGGGGATTATTTCCCCATCCTGTATTTCAACGATTACTGGAACCTGCAGCGCGATTATTTCCCCATCAACGAGAGCGTGCGGCGCCTGCCCTTCCGTCTGTCCTTCTGCCCGCTGTCCCTCTGGCGCTGGCAGCTCTACGCGGCCCAGAGCTCCCGCAGCCCCTGGAACTTCCTGGGCGAGGATTTGTACGAGCAGAGCGACGAGGAGCAGGACTCGGTCAAG gtggctctgctggagacCAACCCGTACCTGCTGGCCCTGACCATCGTGGTGTCCATCGTGCACAGCATCTTCGAGTTCCTGGCCTTCAAAAACG ACATCCAGTTCTGGAACAGCCGGCAGTCGCTGGAGGGGCTCTCGGTGCGCTCGGTTTTCTTCGGGGTGTTCCAGTCGCTGGTGGTGCTGCTCTACATCCTGGACAACGAGACCAACGTGGTGGTGCAGCTCAGCGTGCTCGTGGGGCTGCTCATCGACCTCTGGAAGATCACCAAGGTCATGGACGTCAGG CTGGACCGGGAGCAGCGTCTGGCCGGGCTCCTGCCCCGGCCGCGCTTCACCGACAAATCCACCTACGTGGAGAGCTCCACCAAGGTGTACGACGAC ATGGCGTTCCGGTACCTGTCATGGATCCTGTTCCCGCTGCTGGGCTGCTACGCCGTGTACAGCCTGCTCTACCTGGAGCACAAGGGCTGGTACTCCTGGGTGCTCAGCATGCTCTACGGCTTCCTGCTCACCTTCG GGTTCATCACGATGACCCCGCAGCTGTTCATCAATTACAAGCTGCAGTCGGTGGCGCACCTGCCCTGGCGCATGCTCACCTACAAGGCCCTCAACACCTTCATCGACGACCTCTTCGCCTTCGTCATCAAGATGCCCATGATGTACAGGATAGGCTGCCTGAGGGATG ACGTGGTGTTCTTCATTTACCTGTACCAGCGCTGGATTTACCGCGTGGACCCCACGCGCGTCAACGAATTCGGGGGCACCGGGGAAGCCCCCCcgggccgcccctcccccccggCGCCGCCCCCCAGCGCCCCCGAGGACAAAAAAAacgattaa